In the Candidatus Bathyarchaeia archaeon genome, AAATGACCACAGAAATCCTTGAGCAGAACATTGGCAAAATAGTCCTCGTTCGGCTAAAAGGGGGCAAAAGCCTTAGAGGTAGACTGAAGGGTTTTGACCAACACCTTAACTTAGTCTTAGAAGAAACCGAAGATACCACAAATATTGAAAGCCAAAGAAGACTCGGCTTGATAATTGTCCGCGGAGACAACGTGGTCCTGATTTCTCCGCCTCCACGATAGGTGACGACTTATGGGTAAAGGCACTCCATCAATGGGTAAACGCCAAGGCAAAGTCGTTCACATAATGTGTCGGCGATGCGGCAGACGTGCATACCACGTACGTCACAAGCGGTGTGCAGCTTGCGGTTATGGCGAATCCAAAACCATACGCAGCTATCACTGGCAAACAAAAACGCTGTTGCGGCAAAGAATCGCCTAAACAGCCACCCACAATTAATTAAACTTAATTTTTCAATCTTTTTAACGCCTAAAGCTAAAAATAGGCTTACGAAAAAAATAAGAAAAAGGAAAACGAGTTTACTCGTTATCCGCGTTAAAGTAGCCCTTGTCGATTTTAACGAAAATTAGCGGTCCACGGCTTTGAGACATTTCACGAGCTTTCCGCAAAGAACTGTTGAGCACAGTAAACGTTTGCTCCTTCTCGTTTAGACTGTGATTCGCTTTTTCGCCAAGTTCCATTTTCAGCAGGTTCTCGGCCAGAATTTCCGTGCCGCAGATTTCGCCGTTCTTAATGAGCGTACCCACCACGATTTCCGTGATTTCTTGTTTGTGCATCATTTTGCGCCACAGGGGTTCCGCAACGGAAAGAGTTTTGGTAACTTTATCCCATTTGTTCTGGTTTTGGTTCCCAATCAGCAGTTTGACGCGTTCCTTCCACTTTTTCAGCCAAATACCCACCCACACTGTAAGGAACTCTTCAAGCTCAGGCGGATTGTCTTTAAATAACCGCTCCATCCTTTCGACGAGCTCAAAGTTGTTTGCCTCTTTCCCGATAAGACCCCACTGAAACTTGAGGTAATTGGTGAAGTCCTGGCAGGCAACCTGCAGCACTTTTCGATCCGAACCCAAAATGTCTAACGCGGGGTCTGCGTCTTTGAGTTTCTCAGTTAGGACAATCTCAACAAAGTTCATTTTACAGTTTCCGCTCCGAGCCTTCTCATTATATTTAACCGTTTGTTGTTTGTATTAAACTTTATTTTCCGTGCCATTATAACTGCTTTAAGACGATTCCCGCAACATTTCAAGGCTCAGAATATCTTAGAAAACGATTCGATTTTACTCCAAAAGAGTTGGTAGCTCAGAAATATCGTTTATTATAAAGTTTGGTTCAGTTTTTGAAAGTTCCACATGGGAATAAAGGCCACTTAGCACGGCAACGGTTTTGGCGCCCGCCGCCTTCCCTGCCAGAACATCAACAATTGAGTCGCCAACGATGACGCAGTCGCACATTTGAACACCCATAGCCCCTGCGGCTTTAATCAAAGCTTCAGGAGATGGCTTTGGCTTAGCGGTATCAAGTGCCGTAACAACATGCGAGAAGTAGCCGTCAAGGTTATACTGTTTAAGCTCAGCAAAAATGTTCTCTTTCGACATGAACCGCATGGTGATAACCGCAAGCGGCGCATTTTTGGATAACGCTTCCAGAGTTTTTTCTACTTGCGGCATTGGTTTTGTTTTAGCGGCGGAAATCGAGTAAAACGTTTCAAGATACACGGTCAGAAATTTGTGGTAATCCACCGTTTTGGTTATGTCTGTGAAAGGTTGTTTTTGCTCTATCCGTTTTGGAATCTCAAGCAGCTGCACCGCTTCAGGGCTTTGTTGCCCCAATTTTTCAAAGGCGATTCTCCCTGTTTCCAAATACGCTGGCTTGGTGTCAAGTATTGTACCATCTAAATCCAGCATGATTCCTTTTACAGCAAGTTTTGGTTTAGTCATTTGGGAATGCTCGAAGTTTTTGTCTGTTGAAGCTGTTCCTTTCATATGAGGTTTACGTTTAACTTCCTTCAAAGTTAGCATTACTAACCTGTCAATTCGTTTTTTGGTGCTTAAACCTTCTTTTTGGCTTGCGATTGTTACGTCTTTCTTCTCAAACCTTTTATAGCATTCCCGCACTCTTTGCCGTATCAGAAACACAGGCGTTGCCACGTGGAAGAAACAAGCCCCCAAGAAAATTCCAACCTTTTCAAATGTCCTCATTGTGCGTGCTGTTTTTGCACTGCCGCTGACCTTAAAAGTCACATGACACGTTACGGAATCTTAAAAGCAGAGCATGCTTCTCAATTTAAAAAAATCCATGGAAGCCTTGAACACGGCTCATTTCAGGGCTATGAATAGCTGCGGTTAAATGTTAATTAACTGCGGTCCTGTATGCTACATTTTCAGTAATTTGACTTTTCTGCCTTAGTTATGTTCGCTTTCCTGTTTTTCATGTGTACGTTAAATGCAAAAGCTATAAAGAAGTCAAAGCCACATCTTACCGATGCAGAAGATTGAGCACATGACAG is a window encoding:
- a CDS encoding LSM domain-containing protein, with product MSEMTTEILEQNIGKIVLVRLKGGKSLRGRLKGFDQHLNLVLEETEDTTNIESQRRLGLIIVRGDNVVLISPPPR
- a CDS encoding 50S ribosomal protein L37e, whose protein sequence is MGKGTPSMGKRQGKVVHIMCRRCGRRAYHVRHKRCAACGYGESKTIRSYHWQTKTLLRQRIA
- a CDS encoding HAD family hydrolase, with translation MTKPKLAVKGIMLDLDGTILDTKPAYLETGRIAFEKLGQQSPEAVQLLEIPKRIEQKQPFTDITKTVDYHKFLTVYLETFYSISAAKTKPMPQVEKTLEALSKNAPLAVITMRFMSKENIFAELKQYNLDGYFSHVVTALDTAKPKPSPEALIKAAGAMGVQMCDCVIVGDSIVDVLAGKAAGAKTVAVLSGLYSHVELSKTEPNFIINDISELPTLLE